The Mesorhizobium loti DNA segment CACCGCGGCACTGGACTTACTCAACGCCAACCCGCCAAAGCTGCCGAAGAAGATCACCGTCGGTCAGATGGCGTTGCGCGCCTGCCTCGGCTATCTCTCCCTGCGCTTCGCCGGCAAATGGGAAAAGGGCCGTGGCCGGCTGACCCGCTGGGCGGCGCGTTTCGACGAAAAATTCCCGGAGCTGAAGCCGGCGGTTCCAGGGTGAGAACTGCTGACTTCCCCAAGCCGGAAGATCAGCAGCTTCCTCGCTGCCTCTCTCTATCTTGTGCGTTGAAGACAATTCGCTTTCGTGCTCGCATAGCACCCGGCAAATCGCACACAGGCGGTGAGCATGGCGAAGTCATCCACCACAACCGGCAGCGCGGTCGACCCGATGGTCGCTCGTCTGCGCGGTGCCCTTGGCAACCGGACCTTCACCGAACAGAAGATGTTCGGCGGCACCTGCTTCCTCATCAACGGCAACATGCTGGTCGGCGCATCGAAGCGTGGGCTGCTGGTCCGCGTCGGCAAGGCCGCGCATGCAGAGGCGGCCTTGCGTCCCCATGCGCGACCGATGGAGATGGGCGGGCGTTCGATGGAAGGCTACGTCCGTGTCGCGCCGGAAGGCACCGCGACCGATGCCGACCTTCGCGGCTGGCTCGATCTCGCGCTGGCCTTTGTCAGTACGCTTCCAGCAAAATCGAAATCCGCCAAGGTCGCAAATAAGCGCGCCTGAGCGGCTGGCTCAGCGCATTCTATGCATGTCGCCCAAAGTGACGTCGGTTTTGGGAGAACGACATTGCATAGAAACAAGAACCTCAAGCGCGTCGCATAAATCCCTTTCGACGCGACGCGCTTCAGGCTCCGCAGTGAGTTCTGGCGGGTTGGGCGCATGGCGAGGGGAGCGTGCGATGGTCCTTACGGGAAACTGTATGTGCGGGGCGGTTGGCTGGACCTACTCCGGAGACACCACGCGCAATCTGGTCTGTCACTGCGTTGACTGCCAGCGCGCCACGTCCTCCCCCTTGACGGCCTTCCTGGGGATGAGGCGGGAGCACCTGAACTGGACCGGTGATGTCGTGCACTATGAGAGCAGCCCCGGGACGTTCCGGGGATTTTGCCCGACCTGCGGCACAAGGCTCTATTTCCGCTCTGGGAGATGGCCTTCGGAGGTTCACGTCCACGCCGCGACGATGACCGATCCGGGCGAATACCAACCAGACGCGCAAGTCTTCATTGGCTCGCAAATGAAATGGCTCGACCGGCTGCGGTCGCTTCCCACCCATCAGGGTTTTCAGCAAGCTCCGCAGGATTCTGCCGATACGCCCTGAGGGCGGAGCGAACGTGCCTGCCTGCACGGTCCAGTTTGTTGCTGTCTCGCACAAAGTTCTCGAAACCGGCAAGCTCCTGGGCTAGAAAGGTTTTTGAGAATGGCGGCGCGAAAATCGGACAATGACCATAACCAGCGAAGACAGCCCGAATGGCGCAGGCCATGCCACATTCACGCCGCCCGGTGATGGCGCTGCCGTGGAGCGGGCAGGGCGCCCGCGCAAGGCGCTGCTCTCGTCCTCCATGGTCGGCTCGACGAATCGTGGCCGCGTCCTGCAGGCGCTGTTCGATCTCGGCCCCACCAGCCGCGCCGAGCTCGCGCGCATGGCCGGCGTCAACCGCACGACGATTTCCGGCATCGTGCAGCCGCTGATCGACGACGAGGTGCTGGTCGAGAGCGATCCCATGCCCGCCAATCCCGGTGGTGGCAAGCCGGCGCGGCCGCTGTGGTTTTCGCCGAGAGCCCGTCCCATCTGCGGCGTGCTCTTGATGCCGGACGCGGTGCACGCCTGCGTGGCGACGCTCGACGGAAAGATCGAGTCGGAACGCAAGATGACGCTGCCGGACGGCAGGGGGCAGGTCGCACCGATCATCGAGACGATTGCCGAATGTGTTGGCGAAACGCTTGCCAAGGCACGGCGCAAGCCCTTTGGCATCGGTGTCGCCGTCGGCGGCATGGTCGACACCGATCGCGGCTCGATCGTCACCGTCAATCTGGCCCCGGCGCTCGACCGCTATCCGCTGGCCGACGATCTCGGCCGGCGCTTCGGCCTGCCGGTCAAGCTCGATCATCATCCGCGCGCCCTGCTGGTCGGTGACCGCTGGTTCGGCGCCGGCCGTGGCGTCAGGCAATTCGCGGTTGTCTACACCGGCGAAGTGCTGGGCGGCGCGCTCTATTTCGATGGCCATCTCCATCGCGGCACGTCCGGCGCGGGCGGCGAGCTCGGCCACACTTTCGTGCAGCTCGATGGCGAGCTCTGCCGCTGCGGCCGGCGCGGCTGCTGGGACACCATCGCCACGCTGAGCTGGCTGCGGCGCGAGGGTGCCAATGCTGGCCTGCCCGAACCCCATCTGATCGACTCGGCCCGCCTTGTCGACATGGCCGATCGCCGACTGCCAGGCGCCGAAAAGCTGCTCGACCGCTATGCCCGCAACGTGGCGGTCGGCATCGCCAATCTGCAGCAGACGGTGGCGCCCAACATCTTCATCCTGCATGGCGACGTCGTGCTCGGCGGCGATCGTCTGCTCGCCGCGATCGCTGACCATGTCCGTGCCATGGTGCCGTCGCGCCCGGGCGGCGCGATCGAATTCATCGCCGGCGATGCGGGCGATGGTGCGGCATTGCTCGGCGCCGCAGGCCTGGTGATTTCGGAGTTGTTGCAGCTGCCGATCTAGACCCTAGCCGTTTTAACTTGGCTAGCAGGGTGGCGCCCCGATGGCGCACCGGTCGCAACGCGCAAGTCAATCTCAGCGCAAAGCCCGACCTCATCGCTTGAGTCCTGCGGCATGCGACGCCCATGACAGGTTATTCGTAGAGATGCGAGAAAGGGCTATAAACGTTACTTTCCAATATCGGCGCCGCGCCAATTGATGTCGTCGCCCCTACCCGATGTGGTGCGCAAAAACGCGATTGACAATATCGTGGTTTAGCGCATTCTAAATACACAGTTACTCTGAAATCGAAAATTACTGGGGAGCGTGCATGGTCAAGGCGCTTGCTTTGGCGGCGTTGCTTTGTTTGTTTTGACAGTCGGCCTTTTGCTAGGAGAGAGATGATCTAGCCAGCTTTCCTTAAGGGGTCAGAAATCGCGAAGGGAGAAATCCGTGAAACTTCCATTCAAGCCATGGTTGGACCAAGCCGGAGCATTCCCAATTTCCCATATCGCCGGCATACCGCACTACAACACACCGGTCTCTCCGACCACGCCGAGGACCGGCGTTCTCCATACTACGGAAGGAGGCTGGGCCGGCAGTTTGGCAATCTTCCGAGTACACTATGCTCCGCACTTCATGCTCGGATACGATGCGACAGCCAAAGAAGTACGAATTGCTCAATTGGTCCAGGTGGGGACCATTGGCGCCGCGCTGAAGGCACACAACAACAAAGCGTTGGTGCAAATAGAAATGATCGGCTTCTCGAAACCCACGCCGTGGCTGCCTGACGATGGCACCGTGGAGGCCTTGGCTTCGCTGATGGCTGTTTGCTTCGTCGAATACGGAATACCGCTTACACGTCCTTGGGCCGACGGCGATTTCGGCAAGGCGGGGCCAAATCCGCACCGTACATCTGGAAACTACGGCACCGTCGCAGGGTGGTATGGCCACGGGGACTGTCCCAGCCCAGACACGCACTGGGACCCAGGTAATCTCGAATGGAGCAAGGTGTTCGCCAAGGCGCAAACGATAGCCAACAGCATGGGGCCATCATCGGATACGATTGGACCCGCCGCGATGGCAGGCATAGCAACCTCGAACGCTACGTCACCCGCAGCAAAGCCTAAATAAAGCGGAAGCCGGCGAAAGTAGATAGCTGCGTCGTGATCGGTGGTTCGTCCGCGCTGCCGCTGGCAGTGTGTCAAGAATTCAATGGCGATTTCGTAGCCGGTTGCAATTCGTCGTCTCGTTATTCCAAGCCGCTGCGCATTCTTGAGTGATATGCCTGGTTACCCGGCTAAGCCCGGATAAGTCTGGAACCATGGCCTGATGCGCTCGAAGCGCGCCGCCATGTTGAGCACGCTCTCATCGGCATGCCGTCGCCCGATGATCTGCAGGCCGACCGGCAGGCCCTGCGCCGTCAGGCCGGCTGGAACCGAGATTGCCGGATGGCCGGTGTAGTTGATCGGATAGGTCATGCACCAGCCGATCAGCGGATCGACCGCCTCGCCATTGATGAAGGTCGGTCCGATCGTGTTGCCGTCGGTGGCGTTCTTGACCGGCGGAATGGCAAGCGTCGGCGATACGATCAGATCGTGGCTCGCAAACACATCCTCGAGCCCGTCATGCACGCCGGTGCGCAGGAGATCGTCGAGCGCGTGGTCGACGGCGGACACTTTGTAGGCGTCCTTCAGCATGGCGAGGAATTGCGGGGTGAGCACGCCGGCATGCTCGCCCATCAGGTCGATGCCTTCCTGTTTCCAGTAGACCGCGATTGCCGCGTAGTGGATCGAGATCGTACGCACCCAAAGTGCCGCGAGGTCCTTGTGGTCGGCCCTGAAATCGAGTTCGATCTCGTCGACCGCAATGCCGTTGTCGCGCATGGCCGCGACCGCGTCGGCGACCACGGCGGCGACCTCAGGGTCGACCGGGAAATTGCCGAGGCGCGGACTGTAGGCGACGCGCAGCGGCCGGAAGGGCCCGCTCGCTGCGCCGACATAGTCGACGCCATCGTCGGGCAAGCTAAGCGGATCGCGGCTGTGCGGACCGGCCATCACCTTGGTCATCAGCGCGGCGTCGCCGACGGTGCGCGCCAGCGGTCCGATATGGACAAGCGGATGTGCCCACAGGAAACCGTCAGGGCGCGTCACGGAAGGGATGCGGCCGAACGAGGGCTTGAAGCCGACAGTGCCGCTGAACGAGGCGGGGATGCGCACCGAGCCGCCGCCATCGGTGCCTTGCGCCAGCGCCGCCATGCCGTCGGCGACGGCTGCGGCACTGCCGCCCGACGAGCCGCCGGAATTGTAGCCGATCGCGAAAGGCGTGCTGGTCGGCCCGAAGCGGAGATTGTCGGTAATGCCCTTGTGACCGAACTCCGGCGTGTTGGTCTTGCCGAGCACGATGGCGCCGGCTTCGAGCAGGCGCTCGACAGCCGCGGCGTTGGTTTGCGGCACCCTGTTGTGCACGGCGCGCGACGCCATTGATGTCGGCACGTCGGCGACATCGTCGAGATCCTTGATGCCGACCGGCACGCCATGCAGAGGGCCGAGCGGAACACCGGCCATCACCTCTTTCTCGGCGACGCGCGCTGCGTCCATCGCTTCGTCGCCGAGGACCAGTGTGTAGGCGTTGATGACGGGATTTCGCGCTTCGATGCGGCGCAGATAAGCTTCGGTTACCTCGACCGGCGACAGGTCGCGGCGCCGGATGCGCTGCGCCAGTTCGGCAGCCGGCAGGAAACAGAGTTCGTTGTCCGCAGAAGTCATGGAAGCCATTCCGTCTATTTGATGAAAACCGGATTTGTCGAACCGCCCGTGCCCTTGCTCACCTTGGTGGGACTGGCGCAGTAGAAGCCTTCGTAGCGCCGGTCCGCCGCGCAATCGGCGGCAAGCCGGTCGAGCGCGGCCATCTCGGTGAACACGATGCCGAGATTGCGCATCAGCGCCGCGTGCAGCACCAGCATCAGGCCGGTCTCGGGATCGTAGGTGGTCTCGTTGGCCAACGTGTCGGTGACCAGGCAAGGCACCTGCATAGCGTCGAACCAGCGCACGAGGTCCAAGCTGAAGGTCAGGCCGGGCTCCCAATAATTGTTCCCGACCGATTGCTGCCCGGCGGCCAGTGCGCCAACCCAGCCGGTGCGGATGAGCAGGATGCTGCGCGGCAGGATCTCGACACCTTGCGCCCGGGCGCAGTCCATCAAATCGTGATGAGAGAAGGTCTCGGCGCGATCAAGCACCGGCTTGCCGCGGAAGCGGGCAATGTCGAGCAGCACGCCACGTCCGACAATGCCGCGCTCGGCGATTGGCATGATGCCGGCCGTGGTCATACCGCCATTGGTGCTCGATGCCGGAAAGCCGTTCCACAGCGTGTCGTCGAACCACATATGGCCGAGCGCGTCGCAATGCGTGCCGGCCTGCGCAAAGCCGGTGACATAGTCATCGGCGAATTCGAGCCCGCCGGGCAGGGGGTGCCAATGGCCGTTCTCGAACCCGGCCTTGTCGGCGACCATGAAATGCTTGGCCGGCCAGCGGCCGGGGAACACGGCGTCGCCTTCGGGGCTGCCGATCGGCACGCCAAGCGTGAAGGTGCGGCCGTCCCGCACCGTCGCCAGCCCGCGCTTGACCTCGTCAGGCGTGAGATAGTTGAGCGCGCCGATCTCGTCGTCGGCGCCCCAATGGCCCCAGCGCTTGGGTGCGTTCGCCAACAGCCGGCGCAGCGTCATTGCGTCGGTCGCGCTCATGCGCCGGCCTCCATGGCCGCGGCGCTCATCGCCTCCTTGGCGCCGGTTATGTAGGCGACGACCTCTTCCATGTTGGTGGCGGAACTTGGCAGATCGGCGGCCTTGCGGCCCCTGCGCATCACCACCACCCGGTTGCAGACCTGCCAGAGGTGATCGAGATTGTGGGTGACCATGATGATGGTCAGTCCCTTGGCGCCCAGCCGTTTGATCAGCTCCAGCACCTCGCGCGATTCGCGCACGCCGAGTGCCGCCGTCGGTTCGTCGAGCAGCAACAGCTTGTGGCCCCAGAAGGCACCGCGCGCGATCGCCACCAATTGGCGCTGGCCGCCGGACATGCGCTCGACCGTTTTCGAGCGCACGCCGGGGATGTCGATGTGCAACTCGTCGAGCCCCTTGATCGCGGTGTCGCCCATCGACTTCCGGCGGATCCAGCGCAGCAGCGCCGGGCCGCGCCCATGCGCCAACTCGCGCCCGAGGAAGAAATTTTCCGCCGCGGTGAAGGTGCCGATCAGCGACAGGTCCTGGTAGACAGTCTCGATGCCGAGGCGCTGCGCCTCGGCCGGCGGCGACAGTTTTCGCGCCTGGCCTTCGAGGATCACCTCGCCGGAGGTCGGGTCATGCGCGCCGGCCAGGATCTTGATCAGCGTCGACTTGCCGGCGCCATTGTCGCCGACCAGGCCGATAATGTCGCCCCTGGCGATATCGAGCGAAACCGTGTCGAGCGCCTGGATGCCGCCAAAGCTTCGGCAGATGCGGCGCAGGCTGAGCAGCAGATCCTTTGCCATGGCCTAGCCCCTAGCGAAGCGGCGGCCGATGCCGCCGAGCGCCACGGCGACGACGAGCAAAGTGCCGGTGAACAGGAACTGGGTGAAGATCGGCGCGCCGATCATGGCCAGGCCATTGTTGCC contains these protein-coding regions:
- a CDS encoding ROK family protein; this encodes MTITSEDSPNGAGHATFTPPGDGAAVERAGRPRKALLSSSMVGSTNRGRVLQALFDLGPTSRAELARMAGVNRTTISGIVQPLIDDEVLVESDPMPANPGGGKPARPLWFSPRARPICGVLLMPDAVHACVATLDGKIESERKMTLPDGRGQVAPIIETIAECVGETLAKARRKPFGIGVAVGGMVDTDRGSIVTVNLAPALDRYPLADDLGRRFGLPVKLDHHPRALLVGDRWFGAGRGVRQFAVVYTGEVLGGALYFDGHLHRGTSGAGGELGHTFVQLDGELCRCGRRGCWDTIATLSWLRREGANAGLPEPHLIDSARLVDMADRRLPGAEKLLDRYARNVAVGIANLQQTVAPNIFILHGDVVLGGDRLLAAIADHVRAMVPSRPGGAIEFIAGDAGDGAALLGAAGLVISELLQLPI
- a CDS encoding Peptidoglycan-binding protein LysM, whose product is MAIFRVHYAPHFMLGYDATAKEVRIAQLVQVGTIGAALKAHNNKALVQIEMIGFSKPTPWLPDDGTVEALASLMAVCFVEYGIPLTRPWADGDFGKAGPNPHRTSGNYGTVAGWYGHGDCPSPDTHWDPGNLEWSKVFAKAQTIANSMGPSSDTIGPAAMAGIATSNATSPAAKPK
- a CDS encoding Metal-dependent hydrolase, translating into MSATDAMTLRRLLANAPKRWGHWGADDEIGALNYLTPDEVKRGLATVRDGRTFTLGVPIGSPEGDAVFPGRWPAKHFMVADKAGFENGHWHPLPGGLEFADDYVTGFAQAGTHCDALGHMWFDDTLWNGFPASSTNGGMTTAGIMPIAERGIVGRGVLLDIARFRGKPVLDRAETFSHHDLMDCARAQGVEILPRSILLIRTGWVGALAAGQQSVGNNYWEPGLTFSLDLVRWFDAMQVPCLVTDTLANETTYDPETGLMLVLHAALMRNLGIVFTEMAALDRLAADCAADRRYEGFYCASPTKVSKGTGGSTNPVFIK
- a CDS encoding ABC transporter related protein; this encodes MAKDLLLSLRRICRSFGGIQALDTVSLDIARGDIIGLVGDNGAGKSTLIKILAGAHDPTSGEVILEGQARKLSPPAEAQRLGIETVYQDLSLIGTFTAAENFFLGRELAHGRGPALLRWIRRKSMGDTAIKGLDELHIDIPGVRSKTVERMSGGQRQLVAIARGAFWGHKLLLLDEPTAALGVRESREVLELIKRLGAKGLTIIMVTHNLDHLWQVCNRVVVMRRGRKAADLPSSATNMEEVVAYITGAKEAMSAAAMEAGA
- a CDS encoding Amidase, with translation MTSADNELCFLPAAELAQRIRRRDLSPVEVTEAYLRRIEARNPVINAYTLVLGDEAMDAARVAEKEVMAGVPLGPLHGVPVGIKDLDDVADVPTSMASRAVHNRVPQTNAAAVERLLEAGAIVLGKTNTPEFGHKGITDNLRFGPTSTPFAIGYNSGGSSGGSAAAVADGMAALAQGTDGGGSVRIPASFSGTVGFKPSFGRIPSVTRPDGFLWAHPLVHIGPLARTVGDAALMTKVMAGPHSRDPLSLPDDGVDYVGAASGPFRPLRVAYSPRLGNFPVDPEVAAVVADAVAAMRDNGIAVDEIELDFRADHKDLAALWVRTISIHYAAIAVYWKQEGIDLMGEHAGVLTPQFLAMLKDAYKVSAVDHALDDLLRTGVHDGLEDVFASHDLIVSPTLAIPPVKNATDGNTIGPTFINGEAVDPLIGWCMTYPINYTGHPAISVPAGLTAQGLPVGLQIIGRRHADESVLNMAARFERIRPWFQTYPGLAG